GGCCATCGCCGCCCCGGCCACGGCCCCGTCACCGACACCGCCGCAGCCGATGATCGCCACGGAGTCGCCCGGCCCGGCCTGGCCGGTGTTCACTGCGGCGCCGATGCCGGCCATCACGCCGCAGCCCAGCAGCCCGACCACCGCGGAACGCGCTGCCGGATCCACCTTGGTGCACTGCCCCGAGTGCACCAGCGTCTTCTCCGCGAACCCGCCGATGCCCAGCGCGGGCGATAGCGGGGTGCCGCCGGCCAGGGTCATCGGTTGCTCGGCGTTGTGGGTGTCGAAGCAGTACTGCGGTCGACCGCGCTTGCAGGCCCGGCAGCTGCCGCACACCGCGCGCCAGTTGAGCACGACGAAGTCGCCCGGCTCGACGTTGTGCACGCCTTCGCCGACTGCCGCCACCGTGCCGGCCACCTCGTGGCCGAGCAGGAACGGGAACTCGTCGTTGATGCCGCCTTCGCGGTAGTGCAGATCAGTGTGGCAGACCCCGCAGGCCTGCACGTCCACCACGGCCTCACCCGGACCGGGGTCCGGAACGTGGATCGTGGTGACTTCCACGGGCTTTCCCTCGCCCATGGCTACCACTCCGCGCACTTCGGTCATTTGCTGCTCCCATTCGTCGTCGTTCGGACTCGTCCTGTTCTCGGGTTCAGAGCCGGTACTCGGCGGCCGCGTCGGCCAGCCAGTCGGCGAGGTAGCGCTCGAAGGACGCACGCACGAAGATCCAGAAGCTCGGTCGTTCGGTGTCCCGGCACAGCAGCACCACCCCGGCGCGTGCCAGCAGGGTCTGCGCGCACTGGTAGGAGGTGAAGCTGCGCCGGTGCAGGTCGAGCGCGCAGCCCTTGGCCAGCAGCTCGCGGGACTTCGGCCCGGTGACCTCGACAATCGTGCGGTGGCCCGATACGTCGACGACCGAGCCGTGCTCCTCGCCGAGGGCCTCGGCGAGCGTCTCCTGGATCTGCTCCGCGCTGCCCTCGGGACCGACCAGCAGCCACTCGTCCGGACCCATCCAGAGGATCTGCAGGTGTTCGGTGCGGGCGACCTGCCCCGGCTGGTTGGGCAGCATCGCGCCCACGGCCGTGCCGATGCGCTCGGCCGCCGGGCTCTTCGGGTCGACGCGCAGCGCGACCTGGGCGGTGAAGGCCACTTCGGACAGCCGCAGCGCACCGGGCACCGAGGAGTCGGCCAGCGCCTCGGCGCGGGCGGCCAGCGGGGACTCGCCGTAGAGCTCAGCCATCGCGACGGTTTCCTTCCTTGTCGTAGAAGACCGGTTCGGTGATCTCGACGGGCACGAGCTGGTCGCCCACATGGCCGTAGATGGTTTGCCCGATGCGGTCGCGGCCGCTTGTGACCAGGGCGAGGGCGAAGGGGCGTTGCAGGGCGGCGCTGCGGTAGCTGGAGGTGATGTGCCCGAGCATGGGCACCGGCGGTTCGGGCAGCTCGGTGGACTCCACCAGTTGGGTGCCTTCGGGTACGGCTCCTGAGTCGGCTGGTGGGAGCAGGCCGACGAGGTGTTTGCGGTCGGTGCGGGCGGTGTCGGCGCGGGTGAACGAGCGCATTCCGAGGAAGTCGTCCTTGGTCTTCGACACCGCCCAGCCCATGCCGAGATCGTGCGGGGTGATGGTGCCGTCGGTGTCCTGGCCGACGATGGGGAAGCCCTTCTCGGCGCGCAGCACGTGCATGGTTTCGGTGCCGTAAGGGGTGATGCCCAGGTCGGAACCGGCCTCGTGCAGGGCTTCCCAGACCTCACGGCCGTACCACCAGGGAACGTTGATCTCGAAGGCGAGTTCGCCGGAGAAACTGATCCGGCACACCCGGGCAGCCCGGCCGGCGACCACGCCGTCGCGGTAGGACATGAACGGGAACGCGTCGTTGTCCAGGTCGATGTCCGAGGTCGCCCGGGCCAGCACCTCGCGCGAACGGGGGCCCGCCAGGGCGATGGTGGCCCAGTGCTCGGTGACCGAGGTCAAGTGCACTCTCAGGTGGGTCCACTCGGTCTGCAGCCAGTCCTCGAGCCACTCCAGCACCCCGGCTGCGCCGCCGGAGGTGGTGGAGATGAGGTAGCGGTGCTGGTCGGTGCGCATCACGGTGCCGTCGTCGAAGACCATGCCGTCGGCGGTGCACATGACCCCGTAGCGGATGCGGCCGACCTTCAGCGTGCTCATCTTGTTGGTGTAGACGAGGTCGAGGAACTCGGCGGCGTCGGGACCCTGCACGTCGATCTTGCCGAGGGTGGAGACGTCCTGCATGCCCACGCCCGTGCGCACGGCGTGGCATTCGCGCAGCACGGCGGTGTCCATGTCCTCGCCGGGCTGAGGGTAGTACCAGGGGCGCTTCCACTGGCCGACGTTCTCGAACGGGCAGTCCTGCTCGAGGTGCCAATCGTGCATGGCGGTGATGCGGATGGGGTCGTAGAGGTCGCCGCGGTCGCGTCCGGCCAGCGCGGCGAAGGCCACCGGGGTGTAGGGCGGGCGGAACGTGGTGGCGCCGACCTCGGCGACCTCGACGCCGAGCAGTTCGGCGATCACGCCCGAGGACAGCAGTCCGGAGGTCTTGCCCTGGTCGTGGGCGGTGCCGAGCGTGGTGTAGCGCTTGATGTGCTCCACCGAGGACATCCCGGCCCCGATGGCCTTGCGCACGTCGGCGACCGTGGCATCCCGCGCCAGATCCACGAATTGCTCACCGCTGGAGTCCGCGGGGATGCCCGGCAGCAGCCAGGTCGGTTGCGGTGGCGTGGCGGGGCAGGAGAAGGCGCTGGGCACTTCGGCGAAGTCGGCGTCGAACCCGGCCTCGCGCGCCGCGTCGCTGCCCGCTTCGGAACCGGTGCGCAGGCATTCGACGGTGCCGAAGCTCCCGGTGGCCGCGCCCACCGAGCGCACCCCGCGGGCGGCGCGGTCGGGGACGAGTGCTCCGATCTCCTCGGAGTAGCGCACGGTTCCGCGCGCCTGGCTGTGCAGGTGAACTGCCGGGTTCCAGCCGCCGGAGACCAGCAGCAGATCGCACGCGACGAGCTGCCGGACACTGGACGGATGCTTCGGGTCACCGCGCAGGCTTGCCAGGTGCACGCTGGTGATCCGGTCGGTGCCCGAGGTGTTCACCACGCCGGTGCCCGCGTGAATCCTGATGCCGCGCTCGACGCACAGCGACGCCCAGTAGGTGGGCGCGTGTTCGCGTGCGTCGACGATGGCTGCGATCTTCACCCCGGCGTCGTGCAGGTCGATGGCCGCGGCGTAGGCGCTGTCGTTGGTGGTGAACACGACGGCGCGGTTGCCGGGCAGCACGCCGTAGCGGTGCAGGTAGGTTCGGGCGGAGCCGGCGAACATGGTGCCGGGGCGGTCGTTGCCGGCGAAGACCAGGGGGCGTTCGTGGGCGCCGGTGGCCAGCACGACCTCGCGGGCGCGGATGTGCCAGACCCGCTGCCGGGTGAATGCGTCCTCGCCGCGGTGCTCGACGGCCACCAGGTAGTTGTCGTCGTAGTGGCCGAACACCGTGGTGCGGGGCAGGACCGTGACCTCCGGGGCGGCTTCGAGCTCGGCGACCACGCGGTCGATCCAGCGCTGCGCGGGGGCCCGGTCGAGGGCTTCGCCGCTGCCGAGCAGGCTGCCGCCGAGCTCGGTGTCGGCCTCGGCGATGATCACCCGTGCGCCGCTGCGGGCCGCGCTCAGCGCGGCGGCCAGCCCGGCAGGCCCGGCGCCGACGATGAGCACGTCGCAGTGCGCGTGCATGGTGTCGTAGCGCGCGGGATCCTCCTCGGTGGACAGCTGCCCCCGCCCGGGCAGGCCGGAGGCTTCGAGGCCCTCGCGCAGCGCGACCGTGGTCGCGGTCAGCATCGGCTCCGGAAACGGCCGCTCGATCTGCACCAGCGCGTTGGGCTCTTCCGCGCCTGCGGCCATGATGCCGCGCGGGCGGCCGTAGCGGATGCTGGTGGCGACCTGGTGCACGCCGTTGGCCAGCAGCGCCGAAGCCAGCGTGTCGCCGGCGAATCCTTCGTAGTCGCCGCCGTCGAAGCGGAACCGGACCGGGCGGTCGCGGTCGATCCGGCCGCGGTCGGCAAGCCTGAACTCGTTGCTCACCTCGTCACCGTCCTTGCTGCGCGCGCACTGTCGTCGGGGTGAATCTCGTTGGTGACGGTGTCCCGGCGCACGGGGAACCAGCGCCGGCACCCGGCCGCATGCGACCACCGTTCGGTGAAGATGCCTTTGGGGTTGTCCCGGAAGAACAGGAAGTGCGCCCAGTCCTCATCGGAGATCGACTGGGGGTCGGACGGGTAGGCCACGTCGGCCTGCCCGCCGTAGTGGAACTCGGTCTCGTTGCGCGGCCCGCACCACGGGCACGGAATGAGCATCATGGCCGAACCTCTTCTTCAAGAGTGCTTTCAGTATGTGCAGGTAATTACCGAACCGCCGGAGCCGGTCACCTTGCTCGGACCGATCGCCGGAGCGAGAAGGCATCGATCACCGTGTTCAGTGGGCGACGCCGGCGGCGCCGTGCTCGTCGACCAGCGCGCCGGTGGTGAACCGTTCCAGGGAGAACGGCGCGTTGAGCGGATGCGCCTCGTCGCAAGCGATGGTGTGGGCGTAGCACCAGCCCACGCCCGGGGTGGATTTGAACCCGCCGGTGCCCCAACCGCAGTTGACGTAGAGCCCCTCGAACGGGGTGAGCCCCATGATCGCCGAGGCGTCCGGGGTCACATCGACGACACCACCCCAGGTGCGCAGCACATGGGCGCGGGCGAACATCGGGAACAGCTCCACCGCCGCGGTCATCTCCCGTTCGATGGTGTGAAACGCTCCGCGCTGGCCGTAGGAGTTGTGGGCATCGATGCCCGCGCCGAGCACCAGCTCGCCCTTGTGGGCCTGGGAGACGTAGACGTGCACCGAATTCGACATCACCACGGTCGGATGCACCGGCTCCAACAGCTCGGAGACCAGCGCCTGCAGCGGATGGCTCTGGATCGGCAACCGCAGGCCGAGTTCATCGGCCAGCACCGAGGTGTGCCCGGCCGCGGCCAACGCCACCTTGCCCGCCGCGATGTCACCGCGGCTGGTGCGCACGCCGGTGATCCGGTCACCGACCCGGTCGAAACCGGTGACCTCGCAGCCCTGGATGAGATCCACGCCCATCCGGTCCAACGCCCGAGCGAAGGCCCAGGCCACGTGGTCGTGCTTGGCGATGCCCGCCCGCGGCTGCCAGGTGGCACCCAGCACCGGATAGCGCAGCTCGTCCGAGGTGTTCAGGATCGGGCAGATCTCGGCGACCTGGTGCGGGTCGAGCCACTCGGCGTCGACGCCGTTGAGCCTGTTGGCGTTGACCCGGCGCACCCCGTCGCGCACTTCCTGCAGCGAATGGGCCAGATTCAGCACCCCGCGCTGGGAGAACAACAGCGGATAGTCCAGCTCCTCCTCGAGCCCTTCCCACAGCTTCAGCGCGTGCTCATACAGCCCCGCACTTTCGTCCCACAGGTAATTCGAGCGAATGATCGTGGTGTTGCGGGCCATGTTCCCGCCGGCCAGCCAGCCACGTTCCAGCACGGCCACATTGGTGATCCCGTGATTGACCGCCAGGTAGTAGGCGGTGGCCAGACCATGGCCACCACCACCGACGATCACCACGTCATACGACGGCTTCGGATCCGGTGAATGCCACAACCAATCCGGATGCTCCGGCAAGTCGGCGCCGGGAGTGCGCGGCATCAGAACCCTCCGTTCAGGTTCGGGTAGAGGGGGTGTTTGGTGGCGAGTGCTTCGACGCGGGAGCGCAGCCGGGCGCTGGTGGCCTCGTCGAAGGTCGGCTGCAGGGCCTCGGTGATGATTTCGGAGATCTCGGTGAACTCCTCGGTGCCGAAGCCGCGGGTGGCCAGGGCCGGGGTGCCGATCCGCAGGCCGGAGGTGACCATCGGCGGGCGCGGGTCGCCCGGCACGGCGTTGCGGTTGACGGTGATGCCGATCTCGTGCAATCGGTCCTCGGCCTGCTGCCCGTCCAATTCGGAGTGGCGCAGGTCGACCAGCACCAGGTGCACGTCGGTGCCGCCGGAGACGAGCTGCACCCCGGCGGCTGCGGCGTCGTCGGCCTGCAGGCGGCGGGCCAGGATCCGGGCGCCTTCCAGGGTGCGGCGCTGGCGGTCGGCGAACTCCTCGCTGGCGGCGATCCTGAACGCGGTGGCCTTGCCGGCGATGACGTGCTCGAGCGGGCCGCCCTGCTGGCCGGGGAAGACCGCGGAGTTGAACTTCTTGGTCAGTTCCTCGTTGCCGGACAGGATCACTCCGCCGCGGGGGCCGCCGAGGGTCTTGTGCGTGGTGGTGGTGACCACGTGGGCGTGCTCGATCGGGTTCGGGTGCAGCCCGGCGGCGACCAGCCCGGCGAAGTGGGCCATGTCGACCATGAGGTAGGCGCCGACCTCGTCGGCGATGGCCCGGAACCGGGCGAAGTCCAACTGGCGCGGATACGCCGACCAGCCGGCCACGATCATCCGCGGCTCGTTCTCCCGGGCCAGGCGGGCGACCTCGTCCATGTCGACGAGGTGGTTGTCGTCGCGGACCTGGTACGGCACGACGTTGTAGAGCTTGCCGGAGAAGTTGATCCGCATCCCGTGGGTGAGATGCCCACCGTGGGCCAGGTCCAGGCCCATGATGGTGTCTCCCGGCTTGAGCAGCGCGAACATCGCCGCGGCGTTGGCCTGGGCACCCGAGTGCGGCTGCACGTTGGCGTAGGAGGCCCCGAACAACTGCTTGACGCGGTCGATGGCCAACTGCTCGACGACGTCGACGTGCTCACAGCCGCCGTAGTAGCGCTTGCCCGGATAGCCCTCGGCGTACTTGTTGGTCAGCACCGAGCCCTGAGCCTCGATCACCGAGGCCGGCGCGAAGTTCTCCGAGGCGATCATCTCCAGGGTGGACTGCTGCCGATGCAGCTCGGCATCCACAGCCTTCGCCACCTCCGGATCCACCTCGGCGAGACGGTCGTTGAACAGGTCATCTGTGGACAGATTCACGGGACTCCTTCCGCGCTGGCACGCAGCAGGGGAATCGAGGTTTCGCAGGTCGGACACCGGGGTCGACTGAAAGTCAACTGAAATATCAGTAGAATGCCACGGTAGCACCGTGCGTCGCGTGGTCAAGAGATCCAGCGATTCGGCTTGAAATCCGCACATCCGGGCTTGCGGTCTCAAAGCGAGCTGGCGTGGGTGTCCCCGCCGGGAGGTGCAGCAGTACCCGTTTGACCGGGAATTTTCAGCTACGTGTTGACCACGCCACACTTGTCGCTCTACTCTGCCGCTCAGTTGATATATCAGTCCTCGATCAGAGGGCGGGCAATCCACCCTTCCGGCGCGGCCTGGCGGCGCCGCATATCCCGAAGCCCTTCTCAGCAACGAGATCCGCCTGCCGAAGGCGTGTATCGCTCCTCAGCTCGAAACCTCGCCGTCCCGTAAGGAGACCAGCATGAGCACGACCCCTCGCGTCGTCATCGTCGGAGCCGGGATCGTCGGTGCGAACCTGGCCGACGAGCTCACCAGCCGCGGGTGGAACCAGGTCACCGTCCTGGACCGGGGGCCGTTGCCGTTGACCGGCGGCTCGACATCGCATGCGCCCGGACTCGTGTACCAGACCGGCGCGTCGAAGACGATGAGCGAGTTCGCCACCTACACCGTCGAGAAGTTCAAGAGCCTGCACGCCGACGAGGGCTGGTGCTTCAACCAGGTCGGCGGGCTGGAGGTCGCGACCACCCCAGAGCGGCTGGCCGACCTGCACCGCAAGCAGGGATTGGCCACTTCCTGGGGAGTTCCCGGCGAGGTTATCTCCCCCGAGGAGTGCGTCAAGCTGCACCCGCTGCTCGAGCCCGACCACATCCTCGGCGGGTTCCACACGCCCACAGACGGTCTGGCCAAGGCCCCCCGCGCGGTGCTGGCACTGGCGCGGCGAGCGGTCGGTCGCGGGGCCCGGTTCCGCGGCGCGGTCCGGGTGCTGGGGATCAACCAGCAGGGCGGCCGGGTGACCGGAGTGGAAACGGATCAGGGCGAAGTGCCCGCCGACATCGTGGTGTCCTGCGCCGGGTTCTGGGGTCCGCAGATCGGCGAGATGGCCGGCATGAACGTGCCGCTGCTGCCCATGGCGCACCAGTACGCCAAGACCGATCAGCTGCCCGAACTCGCCGGGCGCAACGACGAGCACACCGAGGCCAACCTACCGATTCTGCGCCACCAGGACCGCGACCTCTACTATCGCGAGCACGTGGACCGGCTGGGCATCGGCACCTACGCGCACCGCCCGATGCCGGTGCGCCTGAGCGACCTGCCCGAGCTCGACGACCCCTCCGAGCTGGCCATGCCCTCGGTGCTGCCGTTCACCGAGGAGGACTTCGCGCCTTCTTGGGAGCACACCAAACGGCTGATGCCCGCTTTGGAGTCGGCGACGGTCGAGACCGGCTTCAACGGGGTCATGTCGTTCACCCCTGACGGCGGTCCGCTGGTCGGCGAGTCCCCGGACCTGGCGGGTTTCTGGATCGCCGAGGCGGTGTGGGTGACCCACTCCGCGGGCGTGGCGCGGTCGGTGGCGCAGCTGCTGGTGGACGGGCGCAGCGAGATCGAGCTGCACGGCTGCGACGTGCACCGCTTCGACGAGATCGAGACGACGCCGGAATACGTCGAGGAGACCGCCGCGCGCAACTTCGTGGAGGTCTACGACGTCAAGCACCCGCTGCAGCCCAAGTTCTCCCCGCGTGACCTGCGGGTGAGCCCGTTCCACGCGCGGCAGAAGGAACTGGGCGCGGTGTTCCTGGAGGCCCACGGCTGGGAGCGCCCGCACTGGTACGAGGCGAACGCGCCGCTGGTCAAAGAACTGCCGATGGAGTGGCAGCCACCGGCTCGGGACGCGTGGGCGGCGATGTACCACAGCCCGATCGCCGCGGTCGAGGCGTGGAAGACCCGCACCGACGTCGCCATGTTCGACATGACCTCGCTCAAGCGCCTCGAGGTCA
This genomic interval from Haloactinomyces albus contains the following:
- a CDS encoding S-(hydroxymethyl)mycothiol dehydrogenase, with the translated sequence MTEVRGVVAMGEGKPVEVTTIHVPDPGPGEAVVDVQACGVCHTDLHYREGGINDEFPFLLGHEVAGTVAAVGEGVHNVEPGDFVVLNWRAVCGSCRACKRGRPQYCFDTHNAEQPMTLAGGTPLSPALGIGGFAEKTLVHSGQCTKVDPAARSAVVGLLGCGVMAGIGAAVNTGQAGPGDSVAIIGCGGVGDGAVAGAAMAGARRIIAVDTEPKKLDWARQFGATHTVNAAETDTVEAIRELTGGDGADVVIDAVGVPKTYEQAFYARDLAGTVVLVGVPDPQMRLELPLLDVFARGGALKSSWYGDCLPERDFPMLTELQLQGRLPLERFVTEEISLDGIEAAFEKMHRGEVLRSVVTF
- a CDS encoding sarcosine oxidase subunit gamma — encoded protein: MAELYGESPLAARAEALADSSVPGALRLSEVAFTAQVALRVDPKSPAAERIGTAVGAMLPNQPGQVARTEHLQILWMGPDEWLLVGPEGSAEQIQETLAEALGEEHGSVVDVSGHRTIVEVTGPKSRELLAKGCALDLHRRSFTSYQCAQTLLARAGVVLLCRDTERPSFWIFVRASFERYLADWLADAAAEYRL
- a CDS encoding 2Fe-2S iron-sulfur cluster-binding protein, encoding MSNEFRLADRGRIDRDRPVRFRFDGGDYEGFAGDTLASALLANGVHQVATSIRYGRPRGIMAAGAEEPNALVQIERPFPEPMLTATTVALREGLEASGLPGRGQLSTEEDPARYDTMHAHCDVLIVGAGPAGLAAALSAARSGARVIIAEADTELGGSLLGSGEALDRAPAQRWIDRVVAELEAAPEVTVLPRTTVFGHYDDNYLVAVEHRGEDAFTRQRVWHIRAREVVLATGAHERPLVFAGNDRPGTMFAGSARTYLHRYGVLPGNRAVVFTTNDSAYAAAIDLHDAGVKIAAIVDAREHAPTYWASLCVERGIRIHAGTGVVNTSGTDRITSVHLASLRGDPKHPSSVRQLVACDLLLVSGGWNPAVHLHSQARGTVRYSEEIGALVPDRAARGVRSVGAATGSFGTVECLRTGSEAGSDAAREAGFDADFAEVPSAFSCPATPPQPTWLLPGIPADSSGEQFVDLARDATVADVRKAIGAGMSSVEHIKRYTTLGTAHDQGKTSGLLSSGVIAELLGVEVAEVGATTFRPPYTPVAFAALAGRDRGDLYDPIRITAMHDWHLEQDCPFENVGQWKRPWYYPQPGEDMDTAVLRECHAVRTGVGMQDVSTLGKIDVQGPDAAEFLDLVYTNKMSTLKVGRIRYGVMCTADGMVFDDGTVMRTDQHRYLISTTSGGAAGVLEWLEDWLQTEWTHLRVHLTSVTEHWATIALAGPRSREVLARATSDIDLDNDAFPFMSYRDGVVAGRAARVCRISFSGELAFEINVPWWYGREVWEALHEAGSDLGITPYGTETMHVLRAEKGFPIVGQDTDGTITPHDLGMGWAVSKTKDDFLGMRSFTRADTARTDRKHLVGLLPPADSGAVPEGTQLVESTELPEPPVPMLGHITSSYRSAALQRPFALALVTSGRDRIGQTIYGHVGDQLVPVEITEPVFYDKEGNRRDG
- a CDS encoding sarcosine oxidase subunit delta gives rise to the protein MMLIPCPWCGPRNETEFHYGGQADVAYPSDPQSISDEDWAHFLFFRDNPKGIFTERWSHAAGCRRWFPVRRDTVTNEIHPDDSARAARTVTR
- a CDS encoding sarcosine oxidase subunit beta family protein; protein product: MMPRTPGADLPEHPDWLWHSPDPKPSYDVVIVGGGGHGLATAYYLAVNHGITNVAVLERGWLAGGNMARNTTIIRSNYLWDESAGLYEHALKLWEGLEEELDYPLLFSQRGVLNLAHSLQEVRDGVRRVNANRLNGVDAEWLDPHQVAEICPILNTSDELRYPVLGATWQPRAGIAKHDHVAWAFARALDRMGVDLIQGCEVTGFDRVGDRITGVRTSRGDIAAGKVALAAAGHTSVLADELGLRLPIQSHPLQALVSELLEPVHPTVVMSNSVHVYVSQAHKGELVLGAGIDAHNSYGQRGAFHTIEREMTAAVELFPMFARAHVLRTWGGVVDVTPDASAIMGLTPFEGLYVNCGWGTGGFKSTPGVGWCYAHTIACDEAHPLNAPFSLERFTTGALVDEHGAAGVAH
- the glyA gene encoding serine hydroxymethyltransferase; translated protein: MSTDDLFNDRLAEVDPEVAKAVDAELHRQQSTLEMIASENFAPASVIEAQGSVLTNKYAEGYPGKRYYGGCEHVDVVEQLAIDRVKQLFGASYANVQPHSGAQANAAAMFALLKPGDTIMGLDLAHGGHLTHGMRINFSGKLYNVVPYQVRDDNHLVDMDEVARLARENEPRMIVAGWSAYPRQLDFARFRAIADEVGAYLMVDMAHFAGLVAAGLHPNPIEHAHVVTTTTHKTLGGPRGGVILSGNEELTKKFNSAVFPGQQGGPLEHVIAGKATAFRIAASEEFADRQRRTLEGARILARRLQADDAAAAGVQLVSGGTDVHLVLVDLRHSELDGQQAEDRLHEIGITVNRNAVPGDPRPPMVTSGLRIGTPALATRGFGTEEFTEISEIITEALQPTFDEATSARLRSRVEALATKHPLYPNLNGGF
- a CDS encoding GcvT family protein, producing MSTTPRVVIVGAGIVGANLADELTSRGWNQVTVLDRGPLPLTGGSTSHAPGLVYQTGASKTMSEFATYTVEKFKSLHADEGWCFNQVGGLEVATTPERLADLHRKQGLATSWGVPGEVISPEECVKLHPLLEPDHILGGFHTPTDGLAKAPRAVLALARRAVGRGARFRGAVRVLGINQQGGRVTGVETDQGEVPADIVVSCAGFWGPQIGEMAGMNVPLLPMAHQYAKTDQLPELAGRNDEHTEANLPILRHQDRDLYYREHVDRLGIGTYAHRPMPVRLSDLPELDDPSELAMPSVLPFTEEDFAPSWEHTKRLMPALESATVETGFNGVMSFTPDGGPLVGESPDLAGFWIAEAVWVTHSAGVARSVAQLLVDGRSEIELHGCDVHRFDEIETTPEYVEETAARNFVEVYDVKHPLQPKFSPRDLRVSPFHARQKELGAVFLEAHGWERPHWYEANAPLVKELPMEWQPPARDAWAAMYHSPIAAVEAWKTRTDVAMFDMTSLKRLEVSGPGALAFLDRLTTNKLNKSIGSVTYTLMLDESGGVRSDLTVARLDEQLFQVGANGNLDFDRMRRELPEDGSVQLRNITGGTCCIGVWGPRARDLVQPLSRADLSHEGLKFFRCKQIRIAGIPVTAMRVSYVGELGWELYTSAQYGQRLWDVLHTAGREHGVVAAGRAAFNSLRLEKGYRAWGADMTTEHNPFEAGLEFAVRMQKGDFVGREALEAIDPESVTRKLRCLTIDDERSVVLGSEPVFVDGVPSGYVTSAAFSHTLGTPIAYAWLPAEAVEGTQVRIQYFDRMVAATVTAEPLVDPDMHRIRR